A region from the Rhodamnia argentea isolate NSW1041297 chromosome 7, ASM2092103v1, whole genome shotgun sequence genome encodes:
- the LOC115749467 gene encoding uncharacterized protein slr0889 — protein MLGKMPPFDLRSIQENLSTQLRPWHRSFQFWVRAVDIYTDYKVFQVRVSFEKDKHKHEAMWERQHELAADKIHALCADLGGFFLKVAQIIGKPDLAPAAWVRRLVTLCDHSPATPFDVVRLVLERDLGRNLGEMFENFDIDPLGSASIAQVHRARLKGDKSDVVVKVQHPGVQELMMTDIRNLQAFALYMQKTDIKFDLYSITKEMEKQIGYEFDFMREADAMERIRRFLLENNKRSPVLVPRVVRNLVTRRVLVMDYIDGIPIMNLGDEIAKRGINPHGKVAAAAKQNILCSLTKAYGQMILKSGFFHADPHPGNILICKGSQVALLDYGQVKDLPDKLRLGYANLVLAIANQDPVRASESYRELGIDTLSKCQNEQQELLRLAETMFDTKLPPGVVMLQPFSEESSIKKIAVQAFPEELFSVLRTVHLLRGLSVGLGINYSCAEQWQPFAEEALIAAGRLKGTDVKPRSRRRSLMKRLFWRG, from the exons ATGCTTGGAAAAATGCCTCCTTTTGATCTCAGGAGCATTCAAGAAAATCTCTCAACCCAGTTGAGACCTTGGCACCGTTCGTTTCAGTTCTGGGTGCGAGCAGTTGATATCTATACTGATTACAAG GTGTTCCAAGTGCGAGTGAGTTTTGAGAAGGATAAGCACAAACACGAGGCAATGTGGGAGAGGCAACACGAGCTTGCGGCTGACAAGATACATGCTTTGTGCGCCGACCTTGGCGGGTTCTTCCTCAAG GTAGCCCAAATCATTGGGAAGCCTGACTTGGCCCCAGCTGCGTGGGTCAGAAGACTTGTTACACTATGCGACCATTCTCCCGCGACACCATTTGATGTTGTTCGGTTGGTGCTGGAGAGAGATTTGGGAAGAAACCTGGGAGagatgtttgaaaattttgacatagATCCTCTTGGTTCTGCTTCAATTGCACAG GTACATCGTGCCAGACTGAAAGGCGATAAGAGTGATGTAGTTGTGAAG GTGCAACATCCTGGAGTTCAGGAGTTGATGATGACAGATATCCGCAACTTGCAAGCATTTGCTTTGTACATGCAGAAGACAGACATTAAATTTGATCTTTACTCGATTACGAAGGAAATGGAGaagcag ATTGGTTACGAGTTTGATTTCATGCGGGAGGCTGATGCCATGGAAAGAATTAGACGTTTTCTGTTGGAGAATAATAAAAGATCTCCTGTATTGGTCCCACGGGTTGTGAGGAATCTTGTCACAAG GAGGGTTTTAGTGATGGATTACATTGATGGAATTCCCATCATGAATCTTGGTGATGAAATTGCAAAAAGAGGAATAAATCCGCATGGCAAAGTTGCAGCAGCAGCAAAGCA GAACATCCTCTGCAGTTTGACAAAAGCATATGGTCAAATGATTCTGAAGAGTGGCTTCTTCCATGCAGACCCTCATCCTGGAAATATTCTCATTTGCAAAGGTTCACAG GTGGCCTTGCTGGACTATGGGCAAGTGAAGGATCTCCCAGATAAGCTGAGACTGGGATACGCTAATCTGGTTCTTGCTATTGCGAATCAAGACCCTGTGAGGGCATCTGAGAGCTACAG GGAGCTGGGCATAGATACGTTAAGCAAATGCCAAAATGAACAGCAGGAATTGTTGAGATTGGCAGAGACGATGTTTGATACAAAGTTGCCTCCTGGTGTTGTGATGCTGCAACCGTTCTCTGAGGAATCGTCTATAAAGAAAATTGCTGTTCAG GCTTTTCCAGAGGAACTGTTCTCTGTCCTTCGGACAGTGCATCTATTAAGAGGTCTGAGCGTTGGTCTCGGAATCAACTACTCATGTGCTGAACAGTGGCAACCCTTCGCGGAAGAAGCTTTGATTGCTGCTGGCAGATTAAAAG GAACTGATGTTAAGCCTCGAAGCCGTAGACGCAGTTTGATGAAGAGATTGTTTTGGAGAGGATGA